CAGTTTGTTGTCTACCTCCTGCAACTCGCTCTCCGGATTGGAGGCGGCCACAATGCCTGCACCGGCCTGGTAAAATAGTTTGTAGTCTTTGCTCAGGAACGAGCGGATCATGATGGCGCTGTTGAAGTTGCCGTTGAAGTCGAGGAAACCGATGCAGCCGCCGTAGAAAGCACGATTGGTGGTTTCGTAGCGGTCGATGAGTTGCATGGCCATATGCTTTGGAGCCCCGGACAAAGTGCCCGCCGGGAAGGTGCTGGCTACCATTTTCAGCGAGTCCTCCTGCTGGTGCAACTGCCCCGACACCTTCGACACGAGGTGAATGACGTGCGAGTAAAACTGAATTTCGCGGAAGGTCTCCACCTCTACGCTGTGCCCATTCCGGCTCAGGTCATTCCGGGCCAAGTCCACCAGCATCACGTGCTCGGCGTTCTCTTTCGGGTCGGCCAGCAGCTTCTCGGCGAGGGCGGCGTCGGCGGCATCGTCACCGGTCCTTCGGAATGTGCCTGCAATCGGGAAAATACTCGCTTTCTTGTCTTTAATCACCAGCTGCGCCTCCGGCGAGGAGCCGAAGATTTTGAAGCTGCCATAATCGAAGTAAAACAGGTATGGCGACGGGTTGACCGAACGCAGCGCGCGGTACACATTGAACTCGTCACCCTGAAAAGCCTGGGCGAAACGCCGCGAGAGCACCAACTGGAATACATCACCCCGGAAACAATGCTGCTTTGCCTTCTCAATATTTTTCAGAAACTCGTTGCCGCTGATGTTGTGCTCTTCGTCCCCCACAGGCCTGAAGGTATAGCTCGGGATATTGCGGCTGTTCAGCAGCGCCTCCAGTTGGCTGATGCCGTCTTCAATGCCGTCCGTGTAGCTGTGCGCAAAGATAAAGGCCTCGTTGGTGAAGTGGTTGATGGCGATGATGTGCCGGTACACCGCGTAGTACAAATCAGGAATCTGCTGGCGGTCCGGGCGGAGGGTTAGCTGTATATCCTCGAAATAACGCACCGCATCGTAGTTCATATAGCCGAACAGGCCGTTGTGGATGAAATTGAAGTTGTTGTGCTCGGCAATATCGAAGCTGCCTGCGAAGGCGGCCAAGTGCGCCGGCACATTTATATCTGCCGTTATGTCGGTGTGGCGCAGGGTCCCGTCGGGAAAAATTTCCGTCAGCACCTCGTTTTCTGCCTTGATGCTGGCTATGGGGCTGCAGCATATATAAGAGAAGCTGTTCTCGGCGCCGTGGTAGTCAGAACTTTCCAGGAGGATGCTGTTGGGGAAGCGGTCGCGCAGCTTCAGGTACACGCTCACGGGGGTAAGGGTGTCGGCCAGAAGGCGTTTGTAGGTAGTATTGATTTTGTACTTTTCCATCGTTTTATATCAGGGTGATAAACAAAAAGCCCGCTATTCAGGTGAACAGCGGGCTTAAATCTTTTTATCGTGTGCTATCGAAGGCCTTCCGGACTATATAGCAGGGCTGTTCACGCTCGGTTCTGAAACGTGCCACCACCATGCCATATGAATATTCTGAATCACTTTATCTCTCTCTTGTTTTGTTTTCTCTTTCGCAAATCTATTCTCTAATCTTAGAATTCCCAAATTTTATTTAAAATTTTTTATTTGACGCCTGCCGCCACAGGAGCAGCCTGTTTTTGGTGCTGTATTACCAGTTCTTTTGCCGCCGTCCCGCAGGTATTCCGAATGAGGTTATCATAGAACACGATGCACCTGCCAAACACCTCCACCGACAGGCGCTCGTTCACGTTATGCACCAGCTTGGCGCTCTGCCGGTCCACCACCTGCGGCGCAAAGCGGTATATGTTACTGGTTAAATGGCTGTAGTGCTTTGCGTCGGTGCTCCCCGGGAAAAGTGCCGGGGCAACAAGCGTTACCTCCGGGAATGTCTGCCTGATGGTTTGAGATAAGGCTTTGTATGTCCAGGTGTCTGTAGATGTTACCGGAGAGGGAGGTATGTACAAGCCGCTTACCTCCACCTCCACCCGTTCGTCAGCAATGGCCTCCCGCACATGCGCCAGCACGGTCTCCCGGTTCTCGCCGCTCAGGATGCGAACATTGACGACAGCCGTGGCCAGGCGCGGCATCACATTGTCCTTCTCGCCTGCAGCCAGTATGGTGGGTGCCATTTGGGTGCGGATAAGCGCATCGGTGGCGCGGTCTTTCGCCAGCATCTTCAGCACACGGCCCTTCAACAGGCCATAGTGCCGCATCGCGAATCGGTACCTGCCGCCCATTTTAGCTGACAGCAGTTCCAGCGTCTCTATGGTGGTGGGTGTCATGTGGGGGGCGAAGGGGTGGTCGTGCAGGCGGCTGATGGCGACGCTCAGTATATAAATCGGCGAGTCTCTCTTCGGGACGGAGGAATGGCCGCCCTCGCCCTTCACCGTCAGTTGCAGGTTCAGGTTGCCCTTTGCCGCGGTTCCCACAAAAGCGACAGGCTCCGTTACGCCCGGCACAATATTGTCGGCCACCGCCAGCCCTTCGTCAAAAACCGCCTCCAATTGTACCCCCTGCGCCTGCAGGAAAGCGCCTATCTCCCCTGCTCCAAATTCTCCCCCTGTCTCCTCGTCGTGCCCGAAAGCAAGGTACAGGGTGCGCTCCGGCTGGTATCCCTCCCGCACCAGTTGCTCTACCGCTTCCAGAATGGCCACTACCCGGTACTTGTCGTCCATGGTGCCGCGCCCCCATATATAACCATCTTCCACGGCTCCCGCAAACGGCTGATGCTCCCACTGGTCTTTTGTGGCTTCCTCCACGGGCACCACGTCCAGGTGCGCGCTCAGCAGGATGGGCTTCAACGCTTGGTTTTTGCCGGGCCAGGTATAGAGCAGGCTGTACCGGTTGATAACCTTCCGCTGCAGCCGGTCGTGCAGGGCGGGGAATGACTTCTGCAAATAACGGTGCAGGGCGATGAAGGCGGCGGCATTGGTTTCGCCCGGGGTCGCGGAAGAGACTGTGTGGAACGCAATGGCCCCGGCGAGTTTCTGAACGGCCCTGGTCGGGGCAGCCGTGGCGGTTGTGT
This window of the Pontibacter russatus genome carries:
- a CDS encoding M20/M25/M40 family metallo-hydrolase encodes the protein MKLYYRVFFCLFPVQFFLSGQAAAFSDTTATAAPTRAVQKLAGAIAFHTVSSATPGETNAAAFIALHRYLQKSFPALHDRLQRKVINRYSLLYTWPGKNQALKPILLSAHLDVVPVEEATKDQWEHQPFAGAVEDGYIWGRGTMDDKYRVVAILEAVEQLVREGYQPERTLYLAFGHDEETGGEFGAGEIGAFLQAQGVQLEAVFDEGLAVADNIVPGVTEPVAFVGTAAKGNLNLQLTVKGEGGHSSVPKRDSPIYILSVAISRLHDHPFAPHMTPTTIETLELLSAKMGGRYRFAMRHYGLLKGRVLKMLAKDRATDALIRTQMAPTILAAGEKDNVMPRLATAVVNVRILSGENRETVLAHVREAIADERVEVEVSGLYIPPSPVTSTDTWTYKALSQTIRQTFPEVTLVAPALFPGSTDAKHYSHLTSNIYRFAPQVVDRQSAKLVHNVNERLSVEVFGRCIVFYDNLIRNTCGTAAKELVIQHQKQAAPVAAGVK
- a CDS encoding anthranilate synthase component I family protein translates to MEKYKINTTYKRLLADTLTPVSVYLKLRDRFPNSILLESSDYHGAENSFSYICCSPIASIKAENEVLTEIFPDGTLRHTDITADINVPAHLAAFAGSFDIAEHNNFNFIHNGLFGYMNYDAVRYFEDIQLTLRPDRQQIPDLYYAVYRHIIAINHFTNEAFIFAHSYTDGIEDGISQLEALLNSRNIPSYTFRPVGDEEHNISGNEFLKNIEKAKQHCFRGDVFQLVLSRRFAQAFQGDEFNVYRALRSVNPSPYLFYFDYGSFKIFGSSPEAQLVIKDKKASIFPIAGTFRRTGDDAADAALAEKLLADPKENAEHVMLVDLARNDLSRNGHSVEVETFREIQFYSHVIHLVSKVSGQLHQQEDSLKMVASTFPAGTLSGAPKHMAMQLIDRYETTNRAFYGGCIGFLDFNGNFNSAIMIRSFLSKDYKLFYQAGAGIVAASNPESELQEVDNKLMALRRALQIAQEIN